The following coding sequences lie in one Haladaptatus sp. DJG-WS-42 genomic window:
- a CDS encoding SpoVR family protein has product MTGDDYETRNVAAQLAEPVREANALARKLGLEPYPVNYWVIDYDEMNALIAYDGFQTRYPHWRWGMKYEQQQKQTQFLGGKAFEIVNNDNPSNAFLQVSNSMADQKAVITHVEAHADFFRNNRWFRLFAETQPNAAAMLARHAETIGEYMADSDIDRSEVEAWIDSILCLEDNIDQHRPFRSASYRASRLPDEEDIDERLKSLNISEEVLHEVFDEEWLEARRKGDETPTFPPEPEKDVLAFLWSYGKQFDEESGKARDMEEWQRDVLEILRRESYYFAPQKMTKIMNEGWAAYWESMMMGEEHFAGADEFISYADHQAKVLGSPGLNPYKLGKELWEYVENTTNRAMVAERLLRIEDVTWRNFHDVIDFDAVMESLQPDAMVDSIRRETLSNLDPDDPRIDADALELAKAGEIDVDDYPWKVLTFEGLAERHFSLVKHQNQGFIKRITQEELERLSRYMFDDAQYATVGEALSEVDFTKGWDRMFEIRESHNDVTFLDEFLTQEFVDENHYFTYEYVQTTRDFRVTSVDYRDVKKKLMLQFTNFGRPTILVLDGNYNNRNELLLGHRYNGVMLDLEQATQVLERVFDLWGRPVSLKTIIKEVDDHAIEVARRRDREPEPEERGKLIRYDGETVSVEDLPWEEVEAIAADDVDYDTKPKEWLA; this is encoded by the coding sequence ATGACCGGAGACGACTACGAGACCCGAAACGTTGCCGCACAGTTAGCAGAGCCGGTGCGCGAAGCGAACGCGCTCGCGCGAAAACTCGGCCTCGAACCGTACCCGGTCAACTACTGGGTCATCGACTACGACGAGATGAACGCGCTCATCGCCTACGATGGGTTCCAGACGCGCTATCCCCACTGGCGCTGGGGGATGAAGTACGAACAGCAACAGAAACAGACGCAGTTCCTCGGCGGCAAGGCCTTCGAAATCGTCAACAACGACAACCCGTCGAACGCGTTCTTGCAGGTGTCGAACTCGATGGCAGACCAGAAGGCCGTCATCACGCACGTCGAAGCCCATGCCGATTTCTTCCGCAACAACCGCTGGTTCCGGCTCTTTGCAGAGACGCAACCGAACGCGGCGGCGATGCTCGCCCGTCACGCAGAGACGATTGGCGAGTACATGGCCGATTCGGACATCGACCGCTCTGAGGTCGAAGCGTGGATCGACTCCATCCTCTGTCTCGAGGACAACATCGACCAACACCGGCCGTTCCGGTCTGCGTCGTATCGCGCCTCGCGGCTCCCAGACGAAGAGGACATCGACGAGCGCCTGAAGAGCCTCAACATCTCGGAGGAGGTGCTGCATGAGGTGTTCGACGAAGAATGGCTCGAAGCCCGCCGGAAGGGCGACGAGACGCCGACGTTCCCACCCGAACCGGAAAAAGACGTCCTCGCGTTCCTCTGGAGCTACGGCAAGCAGTTCGACGAAGAGAGCGGCAAGGCCCGCGACATGGAAGAGTGGCAACGCGACGTGCTCGAAATCCTTCGGCGCGAGTCCTACTACTTCGCCCCCCAGAAGATGACGAAAATCATGAACGAAGGGTGGGCGGCCTACTGGGAGTCGATGATGATGGGCGAAGAGCACTTTGCAGGTGCGGACGAGTTCATCAGCTACGCAGACCACCAAGCGAAAGTGCTCGGGTCGCCCGGCCTAAACCCGTACAAACTCGGGAAGGAACTCTGGGAGTACGTAGAGAACACGACGAATCGCGCGATGGTGGCAGAACGTCTACTCCGCATCGAGGACGTGACGTGGCGCAACTTCCACGACGTCATCGACTTCGATGCGGTGATGGAGTCCTTGCAGCCAGATGCGATGGTCGATTCGATTCGGAGAGAAACGCTGTCGAATCTCGACCCGGACGACCCGCGCATCGACGCAGACGCACTCGAACTCGCCAAAGCAGGCGAGATTGACGTAGACGACTACCCGTGGAAGGTGCTCACCTTCGAAGGGCTTGCAGAGCGCCACTTCTCGCTCGTCAAACACCAGAATCAGGGGTTCATAAAGCGCATCACCCAAGAGGAACTCGAACGGCTCTCGCGGTATATGTTCGACGACGCGCAGTACGCGACCGTCGGCGAGGCGCTTTCCGAGGTGGACTTCACGAAAGGCTGGGACCGGATGTTCGAAATCCGCGAGAGCCACAACGACGTGACGTTCTTAGACGAGTTTCTCACCCAGGAGTTTGTCGATGAGAACCATTACTTCACCTACGAGTACGTCCAAACGACGCGTGATTTCCGCGTGACGAGCGTGGACTACCGCGACGTGAAGAAGAAGCTCATGTTGCAGTTCACCAACTTCGGGCGACCGACGATACTCGTCCTCGATGGGAACTACAACAACCGCAACGAGTTGTTGCTGGGCCACCGCTACAACGGCGTCATGCTTGACTTAGAGCAGGCAACGCAGGTGCTAGAGCGTGTGTTCGACCTCTGGGGACGCCCTGTCTCACTCAAGACGATTATCAAAGAAGTCGATGACCACGCCATCGAAGTGGCTCGCCGTCGCGACCGCGAACCGGAGCCAGAAGAGCGTGGCAAGCTCATTCGCTACGACGGCGAGACGGTGAGCGTCGAAGACCTGCCGTGGGAGGAAGTCGAAGCCATCGCCGCAGACGATGTGGATTACGACACGAAACCAAAAGAGTGGCTGGCCTGA
- a CDS encoding 3-hydroxyacyl-CoA dehydrogenase NAD-binding domain-containing protein yields the protein MELDDINTIAVLGAGNMGHGIAELAALAGYDVNLRDIKEEFVQNGYDNIEWSLQKLAEKDQLSDEEASAALDRITPLVDVEEAVSDVDFVIEVVPEKMDIKKEVYAEVEEYAPDHAIFATNTSSLSITELSEVTDRPERFCGMHFFNPPVRMALVEVITGAYTSEDTLALTEELAESFGKTPVRVRKDSPGFIVNRILVPLMNEACWIVEDGTATMEEVDSTVKFELGLPMGAFELGDQVGNDVTYHVLDYMHDVLGEAYAPCPLLKETVEAEHYGKKVGKGFYDYEDGDGATIPTDAGREDVEHRLLGVMANEVGNLVGNDVAPAKDIDEAVMLGGGYPTGPAKMADEVGLSVLVETLDDLHEKTGAARYEVSDGLREHADKGGFYAGSDDEIEFSAIEIEYPGDKVGHLILSREARMNTVNEEMLDDLAAAIDLLEDDDEVRAILITGKGGRAFSAGADVTSMAGSADPLDAIDLSKKGQETFGKLESCSMPVLAAIDGFALGGGFELSMCADLRIASERSEIGLPEHSLGLLPGWGGTQRLQRLIGMSRAKEIIFTAERFDAETMYEYNVLNEVVPNDEFEERAHELAAKLAGGPPISQSMTKEAMLRGWENIDAGLALESNAFGHLMATEDLMEGISAFMEKRDPEFAGK from the coding sequence ATGGAACTTGATGACATCAACACGATTGCGGTTCTCGGGGCCGGGAACATGGGCCACGGCATCGCAGAACTGGCCGCTCTCGCTGGCTACGACGTGAACCTCCGCGACATCAAAGAAGAGTTCGTCCAGAACGGCTACGACAACATCGAGTGGTCGCTCCAGAAACTCGCTGAGAAAGACCAGCTCTCTGATGAGGAAGCGAGCGCCGCCTTAGACCGCATCACGCCGCTCGTTGACGTCGAAGAAGCCGTCTCTGACGTTGATTTCGTTATCGAAGTCGTCCCCGAGAAGATGGACATCAAAAAAGAGGTGTACGCAGAAGTCGAGGAATACGCCCCCGACCACGCCATCTTCGCAACCAACACCTCCTCGCTTTCTATCACCGAACTCTCCGAAGTCACAGACCGCCCGGAGCGATTCTGTGGGATGCACTTTTTCAACCCACCCGTTCGCATGGCGCTCGTCGAAGTCATCACGGGCGCGTACACGAGCGAAGACACCCTCGCCCTGACCGAGGAACTCGCAGAGTCATTCGGCAAAACGCCGGTCCGCGTGCGCAAGGACAGTCCCGGCTTCATCGTCAACCGCATTCTCGTCCCGCTAATGAACGAAGCCTGCTGGATTGTCGAAGACGGGACCGCGACGATGGAAGAAGTCGATTCGACCGTCAAGTTCGAACTCGGCCTGCCAATGGGCGCGTTCGAACTCGGCGACCAAGTCGGCAACGACGTGACCTACCACGTCCTCGACTACATGCACGACGTGCTCGGTGAGGCCTACGCGCCGTGCCCACTGCTCAAGGAAACGGTCGAGGCAGAACACTACGGCAAGAAGGTCGGCAAGGGCTTCTACGACTACGAAGACGGCGACGGCGCGACCATCCCAACCGACGCAGGCCGCGAAGACGTCGAACACCGCCTGCTTGGCGTGATGGCAAACGAGGTCGGCAACCTTGTCGGCAACGACGTTGCCCCAGCAAAGGACATCGACGAAGCCGTGATGCTCGGCGGTGGCTACCCAACCGGCCCGGCGAAGATGGCTGACGAAGTCGGCCTCTCCGTCCTCGTCGAGACGCTCGACGACCTCCACGAGAAGACCGGTGCGGCCCGCTACGAAGTCTCTGACGGCCTCCGCGAACACGCAGACAAAGGCGGCTTCTACGCCGGTAGCGACGACGAAATCGAGTTCTCCGCCATCGAAATCGAATACCCCGGCGACAAGGTCGGTCACCTCATCCTCTCCCGGGAAGCGCGCATGAACACAGTCAACGAGGAGATGCTGGATGACCTCGCAGCCGCAATCGACCTCCTCGAAGACGACGACGAGGTTCGCGCAATCCTCATCACCGGCAAGGGCGGGCGCGCCTTCTCCGCTGGTGCAGACGTCACCTCGATGGCTGGAAGCGCAGACCCACTCGACGCCATCGACCTCTCGAAGAAAGGCCAAGAAACCTTTGGCAAGCTCGAATCCTGCTCGATGCCCGTGCTCGCGGCCATCGACGGCTTCGCACTCGGCGGCGGGTTCGAGCTCTCGATGTGCGCAGACCTGCGCATCGCCTCCGAACGCTCAGAAATTGGCCTGCCAGAACACAGCCTCGGCCTCCTGCCGGGCTGGGGTGGCACCCAGCGCCTCCAACGGCTCATCGGCATGAGCCGCGCAAAGGAGATCATCTTCACCGCAGAGCGCTTCGACGCGGAGACGATGTACGAGTACAACGTCCTCAACGAAGTCGTCCCGAACGACGAGTTCGAGGAGCGTGCCCACGAACTGGCCGCGAAACTGGCCGGCGGCCCGCCAATCTCACAGTCGATGACGAAAGAAGCGATGCTCCGTGGTTGGGAGAACATCGACGCCGGACTCGCGCTCGAATCGAACGCATTCGGGCACCTGATGGCGACAGAAGACCTCATGGAGGGTATTTCCGCGTTCATGGAGAAGCGCGACCCAGAGTTTGCGGGCAAATAA
- a CDS encoding acyl-CoA dehydrogenase family protein, with product MEFGFTDEQKQIREEIRRFAENEVKPVATEYDVEEKYPHKIIKKAGDMGLLGANIPIEYGGAGYSTLELAIIIEELFAADPGIGLCLTSTGFGGEAIMEFGTDEQKEEYLPGIASGDAIMGAAISEPDTGSDVSSVSTKAEKDGDEWVINGNKMWITNGSVGDFFVVLCKTDPEAEGRYNGFSQIIVESDRDGFEADKITGKLGIRASDTAELIFDNVRVPEANLVGTRGMGFLQQMQFFDETRTGVAAQGVGIAKGASERALEYAKEREQFGRPIGDFQAIQHKLSDMYTRTEAARNLTYKSAWSVDNEDGLLTKLASMAKEYSSRVAVDVANEAVQIHGGAGYVNDFDVERFYRDAKITQIYEGTTEIQKNIIARELLGKGF from the coding sequence ATGGAGTTTGGCTTTACCGACGAGCAAAAACAGATTCGAGAAGAGATTCGGCGCTTTGCCGAAAACGAGGTGAAACCCGTCGCGACAGAGTACGACGTCGAAGAAAAATATCCGCACAAAATCATCAAGAAGGCGGGCGACATGGGCCTGCTTGGCGCGAACATCCCAATCGAGTACGGCGGCGCTGGCTACTCGACGCTCGAACTCGCCATCATCATCGAAGAGCTGTTCGCCGCAGACCCCGGCATCGGCCTCTGTCTCACCTCCACTGGCTTCGGCGGCGAGGCCATCATGGAGTTCGGTACCGACGAACAGAAAGAAGAGTACCTCCCCGGCATCGCAAGCGGCGACGCCATCATGGGCGCTGCCATCTCCGAACCCGACACCGGCTCTGACGTGTCTTCTGTCTCCACGAAAGCCGAGAAAGACGGTGACGAGTGGGTGATTAACGGCAACAAGATGTGGATTACGAACGGCTCGGTCGGCGACTTCTTCGTCGTCCTCTGTAAGACCGACCCCGAAGCCGAAGGCCGCTACAACGGTTTCTCCCAGATTATCGTCGAATCCGACCGCGACGGCTTCGAGGCCGACAAGATCACGGGCAAACTCGGCATCCGCGCGAGCGACACCGCTGAACTCATCTTCGACAACGTGCGCGTGCCCGAAGCGAACCTCGTTGGCACCCGTGGTATGGGCTTCCTCCAGCAGATGCAGTTCTTCGACGAGACCCGCACCGGCGTCGCGGCACAGGGTGTTGGCATCGCCAAAGGGGCCTCAGAGCGCGCGCTTGAATACGCCAAAGAGCGCGAGCAGTTCGGCCGCCCAATCGGCGACTTCCAAGCCATCCAGCACAAGCTCTCGGATATGTACACGCGCACCGAAGCCGCCCGCAACCTCACGTACAAGTCTGCGTGGTCGGTGGACAACGAAGATGGCTTGCTCACGAAACTCGCGTCGATGGCCAAGGAATACTCCTCGCGCGTGGCCGTTGACGTCGCAAACGAAGCCGTCCAGATTCACGGTGGTGCAGGCTACGTCAACGACTTCGACGTCGAGCGCTTCTACCGTGACGCAAAAATCACCCAAATTTACGAGGGTACCACGGAGATTCAGAAGAACATCATCGCCCGCGAAC
- a CDS encoding YeaH/YhbH family protein produces the protein MGLRDDVERYREVGEERRQDLAEFIQYGDLGRSLPHEVKIPIKIVDLPGFEYDRRDRGGVGQGQGGTPDVGAPVGQPQPGDGEDGKPGGEGGDHEYYEMDPEEFAQELDETLGLDLEPKGKEIVEEIEGDYTDITRTGPSSTLDFERMFKEGLKRKLAFDFDHDYVTEALKVEGWGPKEVFEWARAQHMPVSRAWLDDRYADIPDEDRATWPSIEKMEENVDQTTSIERIRRDGIRHLPFRREDERYRYPEIVETREKNVVVVNIRDVSGSMRETKRELVERVFTPLDWYLQGKYDNAEFVYIAHDAEAWQVERPEFFGIRSGGGTKISSAYQLAKVILDEEYPWAEWNRYVFAAGDSENSSNDTEERVIPLMEEIDANLHAYVETQPSGNAINATHAEEVERHFKESDNVAVAYVTSPEDVLDAIYTILSTEET, from the coding sequence ATGGGACTGAGAGACGACGTTGAGCGCTACCGTGAGGTTGGCGAAGAACGCCGCCAAGACTTAGCCGAGTTCATTCAGTACGGCGACCTCGGCCGCAGCCTGCCCCACGAGGTGAAAATCCCCATCAAAATCGTGGATTTGCCCGGCTTCGAGTACGACCGCAGGGACCGTGGTGGCGTCGGGCAGGGCCAAGGCGGCACCCCCGACGTGGGAGCGCCCGTTGGCCAGCCACAACCAGGCGACGGCGAGGACGGCAAGCCCGGCGGGGAGGGTGGCGACCACGAGTACTACGAGATGGACCCCGAGGAGTTCGCCCAAGAGCTGGACGAAACCCTCGGTCTCGACCTCGAGCCGAAGGGCAAGGAAATCGTCGAAGAGATAGAGGGTGACTACACGGACATCACCCGAACCGGCCCCTCCAGCACGCTCGACTTCGAGCGGATGTTCAAAGAGGGGTTAAAACGGAAGCTGGCCTTCGACTTCGACCACGACTACGTCACCGAGGCGCTGAAAGTCGAGGGCTGGGGGCCAAAAGAGGTGTTCGAGTGGGCGCGCGCCCAGCACATGCCCGTCTCGCGTGCGTGGCTCGATGACCGCTATGCAGACATCCCAGACGAAGACCGCGCGACGTGGCCCTCGATAGAGAAGATGGAGGAGAACGTCGACCAAACAACCTCCATCGAGCGCATCCGCCGCGACGGTATCCGTCACCTGCCGTTCCGCCGCGAAGACGAGCGCTACCGCTACCCGGAAATCGTCGAAACCCGCGAGAAGAACGTCGTCGTGGTGAACATCCGCGACGTGTCCGGGTCGATGCGCGAGACCAAACGCGAACTGGTCGAACGCGTGTTCACGCCGCTCGACTGGTATCTGCAGGGTAAATACGACAACGCAGAGTTCGTCTACATCGCCCACGACGCAGAGGCGTGGCAGGTCGAACGCCCCGAATTCTTCGGGATTCGTTCCGGCGGCGGGACGAAGATTTCCTCGGCCTACCAACTCGCCAAGGTCATCCTCGATGAGGAGTACCCGTGGGCCGAATGGAATCGCTACGTGTTCGCCGCGGGTGACAGCGAGAACTCCTCGAACGACACCGAAGAGCGCGTCATCCCGCTGATGGAGGAAATCGACGCGAACCTCCACGCCTACGTGGAGACCCAGCCGTCGGGGAACGCCATCAACGCGACCCACGCAGAAGAGGTCGAACGCCACTTCAAAGAGAGCGACAACGTGGCGGTGGCCTACGTCACCAGCCCTGAGGACGTGTTAGACGCCATCTACACCATCTTGAGCACGGAGGAAACATGA
- a CDS encoding long-chain fatty acid--CoA ligase — protein sequence MTTAEWLTAEREYSDEVIGDDTIPRLFEASAERNAAHDAQLYKGGIYNRSLTPDILPEAPDGQYASLTYADMRDIVRNLAAGFRDLGVEDGTRVGIFADTRMEWAQTDFALLAAGCVVTTVYTESSPTQVEYLLANPGARGVVVENEELLNRVLDVEADLKLDFIVVMDAVDSSYDRNDIYTLAEVHDRGAATFDPDAYEEWLATRSLDDLASLIYTSGTTGKPKGVRLTHGNFRANVNQIRRRFAPRPDRDPSVPTIDTDTTALSFLPLAHVFERTAGHFVMFASGGTVAYAESSDTVGDDIVIVRPTTATSVPRVYERIFDSMREQASQSPLKERIFNWAIDIGRAHYRSENPDTLLTIKYAIADRLVFSTVKDQLGGNIEMFISGGGSLSKELAELFNGMGLPILEGYGLTETAPVLTVNPPEDPRPGTLGVPLMDVSIKFDTTVVADDQRKQASGEIGELLVKGPNVSTGYWMNSEATAAAFTQDGWFRTGDIVERGPDDYLIYHDRLKQLFVLSTGKNIAPGPIEDAFATSPRVEQIMVLGDDQKFVAALVVPNFESLREWAKRENIDLPDSKAELCDHPRVKQWVQADIDEKNEQFSKSERIKQFELVPEEWTAENDLLTPSMKMKRRNIVDQFEERITRIYGEQAAKTVQSNSN from the coding sequence ATGACGACAGCCGAGTGGCTCACGGCAGAGCGGGAGTATAGCGACGAGGTCATTGGCGATGACACAATTCCACGGCTGTTCGAGGCGAGCGCGGAGCGCAACGCCGCCCACGACGCTCAGTTGTACAAAGGCGGCATCTACAACCGCTCGTTGACGCCGGACATCCTTCCCGAAGCGCCGGACGGACAGTACGCCTCGCTCACCTACGCGGACATGCGCGACATCGTCCGCAACCTCGCCGCTGGTTTTCGCGACCTTGGCGTCGAAGACGGCACGCGCGTCGGCATTTTCGCAGACACCCGAATGGAGTGGGCACAGACTGATTTCGCTCTCCTTGCTGCTGGCTGCGTCGTGACCACAGTCTACACCGAATCCTCGCCAACGCAAGTCGAATACCTGCTCGCAAACCCCGGCGCACGCGGCGTGGTCGTCGAAAATGAGGAGTTGCTCAACCGCGTGCTCGACGTTGAAGCCGACCTCAAACTCGACTTTATTGTCGTGATGGACGCGGTCGACTCCTCCTACGACCGCAATGACATCTACACGCTCGCAGAAGTTCACGACCGGGGCGCAGCGACGTTCGACCCAGACGCCTACGAGGAGTGGCTTGCAACCCGCTCACTCGACGACCTTGCAAGCCTCATCTACACGTCCGGAACCACGGGCAAGCCAAAGGGTGTCCGCCTGACTCACGGCAACTTCCGCGCGAACGTGAATCAGATTCGCCGACGATTCGCCCCGCGACCTGACCGCGACCCCTCTGTCCCGACCATCGACACCGATACGACGGCACTCTCATTTCTCCCGCTTGCTCACGTCTTCGAACGAACCGCGGGCCACTTCGTCATGTTCGCCTCCGGGGGCACGGTTGCCTACGCAGAGAGTTCCGACACCGTTGGCGATGACATTGTTATCGTTCGCCCGACGACGGCGACGAGCGTCCCGCGCGTTTACGAACGCATCTTCGACTCGATGCGCGAGCAGGCGAGCCAATCACCGCTCAAAGAGCGCATCTTCAACTGGGCTATCGACATCGGACGAGCGCACTACCGTTCTGAGAACCCCGACACCCTGCTCACCATCAAGTACGCCATCGCAGACCGGCTCGTCTTCTCGACGGTCAAAGACCAACTCGGCGGGAACATCGAGATGTTCATCTCCGGCGGTGGCAGCCTCTCAAAGGAGCTTGCAGAGCTGTTCAACGGCATGGGACTCCCCATCCTCGAAGGCTACGGGCTGACCGAAACCGCGCCCGTGTTGACGGTGAACCCACCGGAAGACCCGCGCCCTGGAACCCTCGGCGTCCCGCTCATGGACGTCTCCATCAAGTTCGACACGACCGTCGTTGCGGACGACCAACGCAAGCAGGCGAGCGGTGAAATCGGTGAACTCCTCGTCAAAGGGCCAAACGTTTCCACAGGCTACTGGATGAACTCTGAAGCTACCGCCGCCGCGTTCACCCAAGACGGTTGGTTCAGAACCGGCGACATCGTCGAACGTGGCCCGGACGACTACCTCATCTACCACGACCGCCTGAAACAACTGTTCGTCCTCTCGACGGGGAAAAACATCGCACCCGGCCCTATCGAAGATGCCTTTGCGACGAGTCCGCGCGTCGAGCAAATCATGGTGCTCGGCGACGACCAGAAGTTCGTCGCCGCGCTTGTTGTGCCGAACTTCGAGAGCTTACGTGAGTGGGCAAAGCGCGAGAATATCGACCTTCCCGACTCGAAAGCCGAACTGTGTGACCATCCACGCGTCAAACAGTGGGTACAGGCGGACATCGACGAGAAAAACGAGCAGTTCAGCAAGTCTGAGCGAATCAAGCAGTTCGAACTCGTCCCCGAGGAATGGACGGCGGAAAACGACTTGCTCACTCCATCGATGAAGATGAAACGCCGCAACATCGTAGACCAATTCGAGGAGCGAATCACGCGGATTTACGGCGAGCAAGCGGCGAAAACGGTGCAGTCGAACTCGAACTAA